The stretch of DNA AATCTCCACGATACACAGGAATGTCCGTCTTCTGTACTTTCAATTGCTTAAAGAACTGACTTAATGTCGTCATTTCAATTTGCACTTGCTCGCCATGCTTTTCATTCCACGCATTCAGCACTTGCATAATGTCGCCATTTGGTGAACCATTGTCCGTTGCAAGTCCTGATACCATCACGGGCACGAAGTCGTATGGATACCCTTCCTCCTCTAGCTTTTTTAAATAACGTTCAATCCGTGTCGTCATCACTTCATCGTGATTGTCTACGATTGCCGGTGTATGAAATTCATCACGAATCATATAGCGTCCGACGCCATCCGGACAGAGGCCGAGCTCATTACCGATCATGTAATGCTCCCCATTCCATACGAGCAACCGTTCACCCGCTGGCGTTTCCCACCAAAACGGCATTTGTTTACGACCGAGGGGGAACATGCCATGATGTGTATGAATACACGAAAACAAGTGTTTTACGCCGACATCGAGCAAACTCTGCGCGTAGCCCCAGCTATACCCATTAATATCTGCGGTCATCGCCGAATCTACAGAAACGCCGATCGACTTTCCGTAATCTGCCGCTTTTTGATGAATTGAGCGAAGCAAATCTTCGCCAGCAAGTTCTGTCATATTCAGATAGGTTCCCGATAATTCAATATCTCCCTGCCGTACCGCTTCCGCAAAATCCTTTTTTTCTTCTTCCGACGCCTCTTTTAAAAACTGTTCGACAGCCCAAAATGTCTCACACGTCCATTTAAAGCCCTTTCTCTCAGGACGTACCCCGGAACGGATGTCTTTTGAGATGGCAATGGCTTGGCGAATAAAGTCAATATGATACTGTTCAATGCGTTCCTGCCTTTCTGTATAGCCAATATCTGTATGGGAATGATGGATCGCGTATATGCGCCACTTTCGATTTAGTTGTTTCATATATTTTTTCGCTCCTTAGTTTTTAGTTGAATTGGCAAAAAGCTGGCAGACTCCTTTAAATGTACTGAACGATAAATCGTCGGAAATACGGACAGGGACGCCTTTCATTTGATCGACAACAAACAACGTTCCACTTTTGGCAATCTGTCCGCCGAGAATGATCGCATCTGGCTTAAACGACGCGATGACTGGGGAAAGAGCGTCTTCCAACCGGTTGCGCCATTTTTGAAACACTTCAACCGGTCGTTTTTCTCCTGCTAGTGCGCGCTCTGCCAAGCGCTTCACATCATCCGCACCTGCCGAGACGTCAGCCACTCCTGTCTCTAAAGCAAGCCTAAGAAGACCTCGGCGGGAGAAATGATCGTCCATGATGCCGTCGAGATAAGGCACACGGTACAGCCATCCTTCAGGCGGGACACCCTCACCACATTTCACTAAATGCCCATTGCTGACGAAAGCTGATCCAAATCCCGTGCCAATGGTTAACACAATCACACGGGAAAAAGATCGTCCTGCGCCATACGAGCATTCGCCTAAAGCAAATAACGCCGCATCATTTTCAAAAGCGATGACCGGAGCTTCAAGCCATCTTCCTTTCAGCTCCGGTAACGCAGTCAGTCGATCGGTCAATTCACTTTTTAGATTGACTCCATATAACGCATCGAACTTTTGTAACCCCTTGATCTGGCAAATCCCTTTTTCATAGTCGAATGGCCCAGGAAAAGCCATACCAACCCCACGAATGATTCCTCCATCAGGTACCCGTTTTGCTTGCGTTTGGATTAAT from Litoribacterium kuwaitense encodes:
- a CDS encoding ROK family protein yields the protein MIRMPDYVLAFDVGGTYIKASIVRCDGAMVDGVHVYPSHADAPKDELIDHFSELIQTQAKRVPDGGIIRGVGMAFPGPFDYEKGICQIKGLQKFDALYGVNLKSELTDRLTALPELKGRWLEAPVIAFENDAALFALGECSYGAGRSFSRVIVLTIGTGFGSAFVSNGHLVKCGEGVPPEGWLYRVPYLDGIMDDHFSRRGLLRLALETGVADVSAGADDVKRLAERALAGEKRPVEVFQKWRNRLEDALSPVIASFKPDAIILGGQIAKSGTLFVVDQMKGVPVRISDDLSFSTFKGVCQLFANSTKN